One window of the Chlamydiales bacterium genome contains the following:
- a CDS encoding nucleotidyl transferase AbiEii/AbiGii toxin family protein: MINKFEIARKAKESGLQSSTIEKDYVLGWILIGIQNHPQTRDSWVFKGGTCLKKCYFNKYRFSEDLDFTLLDSQQIKEETLRPILKQIAQWIYEQSGIEIPENQISLDPHRSLTVQGKLAYRGPLKQPAPYPSIKLDLTANEQVVLRPEKRILFHEYSDCPIETPRILSYSYEEIFAEKLRALAERARPRDLYDIVHLYQERHRLTDIEKLLESLQGKCAFKKMPMPNLVTIEQHPQKAEFLSEWKNMLHHQVKDLRPFEYFWEHLSDIFSWIYHSK, encoded by the coding sequence TTGATCAATAAATTTGAAATTGCTCGAAAAGCAAAAGAGAGCGGATTGCAATCCTCCACTATTGAAAAAGACTACGTTTTGGGATGGATACTGATTGGCATTCAGAACCACCCACAGACAAGAGACTCATGGGTTTTTAAAGGGGGTACATGCCTTAAGAAGTGTTATTTCAACAAGTATCGGTTTTCGGAGGATTTAGATTTCACTCTGCTGGATTCTCAACAAATAAAAGAAGAAACGCTAAGACCAATCTTAAAACAGATCGCACAATGGATCTATGAACAGTCTGGGATCGAAATCCCTGAAAACCAGATCTCCTTAGATCCGCATCGCAGTCTAACTGTGCAAGGCAAGTTAGCGTACCGAGGCCCCCTGAAGCAACCAGCTCCCTATCCTTCTATCAAATTGGATCTCACAGCCAATGAACAAGTTGTGCTTAGGCCAGAAAAGAGGATTCTTTTTCACGAGTATTCCGATTGCCCAATCGAAACACCACGAATTCTAAGCTATTCATATGAAGAAATTTTCGCTGAAAAATTGCGAGCTTTGGCAGAGAGAGCACGGCCCCGTGATCTCTATGACATTGTCCACCTTTACCAAGAACGTCATCGACTGACCGACATAGAAAAGCTCTTGGAGTCCCTTCAGGGCAAATGCGCCTTTAAAAAGATGCCCATGCCCAATCTAGTGACAATTGAGCAACATCCTCAAAAAGCGGAGTTTTTGTCTGAATGGAAAAATATGCTCCATCATCAGGTGAAAGATCTCCGACCTTTCGAGTATTTTTGGGAACATTTGTCCGATATTTTCTCGTGGATTTACCACTCAAAATGA
- the recA gene encoding recombinase RecA, giving the protein MSNDNAKKKALELAISHIEKQFGEGSIMTLGKHSLSHEVSVIKTGAISLDIALGIGGIPRGRIIEIYGPESSGKSTLATHIVANAQKNGGIAAYIDAEHALDPSYAGKIGVNLDELLLSQPSSGEEALNITEMLARSNAIDVIVIDSVAALVPKSELEGEIGDSFMGLQARMMSQALRKLAATLSKSNTSAIFINQIREKIGVMFGNPETTTGGRALKFYSSIRMDIRRIGGIKGADNADVGNRVKVKVVKNKMAPPFQTAEFDIMFNEGISRIGSLIDLGVGFNIIEKKGTWFSFKGQRLGQGREAAREEMRKNPKLCDEIETLIMASSSEKGGLPQKEAPESAAELAEV; this is encoded by the coding sequence ATGTCAAACGACAACGCTAAGAAGAAAGCTTTAGAACTCGCTATCTCACACATCGAGAAGCAGTTTGGCGAAGGCTCGATCATGACGCTCGGCAAACACTCGCTGAGTCATGAAGTGAGCGTCATCAAAACAGGAGCGATCTCACTGGATATCGCCCTTGGCATTGGCGGCATTCCAAGAGGAAGAATCATCGAGATCTACGGTCCAGAGTCTTCTGGAAAGTCCACTCTCGCAACCCACATCGTGGCAAATGCGCAGAAAAATGGCGGAATAGCAGCTTACATCGATGCTGAGCACGCGCTAGACCCCTCTTATGCAGGAAAAATTGGCGTTAACCTAGACGAGCTTCTACTCTCTCAGCCCTCTTCAGGAGAAGAAGCGCTTAACATTACAGAGATGCTCGCAAGATCCAATGCGATTGACGTCATCGTGATCGACTCCGTTGCTGCTCTCGTGCCAAAAAGCGAACTCGAAGGAGAGATCGGAGACTCTTTCATGGGCCTGCAAGCGCGCATGATGTCGCAAGCGCTCCGCAAACTCGCTGCTACCCTCTCTAAGAGCAATACATCCGCGATATTCATCAACCAGATCCGTGAGAAGATCGGTGTGATGTTTGGCAACCCAGAGACAACAACTGGGGGACGCGCTCTTAAATTTTACTCCTCTATCCGTATGGATATCCGCCGTATCGGCGGGATTAAGGGAGCCGACAATGCTGACGTGGGAAATCGCGTGAAAGTAAAGGTCGTCAAAAACAAGATGGCCCCTCCCTTCCAGACAGCAGAGTTTGACATCATGTTCAACGAGGGAATCTCTCGTATCGGTTCGCTTATCGATCTCGGCGTTGGATTCAACATCATCGAGAAAAAGGGAACCTGGTTTAGCTTCAAAGGTCAGCGCCTTGGCCAGGGAAGGGAAGCCGCGCGTGAAGAGATGAGAAAAAATCCAAAGCTCTGCGATGAGATTGAGACTCTGATCATGGCATCATC
- a CDS encoding type IV toxin-antitoxin system AbiEi family antitoxin domain-containing protein, protein MDELAGLGKLSRKRLSDVLRNSKGCISVSSVAETLNVPRKQARLYLSSWAKNGWLRRIRRGLYCPVDLTAETPDEVLLDPWVIASQVFSPCYIGGWSAAKHWDLTEQIFESTIVLTSRRFNQNEQSLGELTFLIKKLTPDKMFGIKGIWKDQIKIQVSDIHKTIIDIFDDPSLGGGIRSVVDFFQKYLSSNECDLNVLIQYAEKMNNKAIFKRLGFVLSKLKPDETRWITKCLEHLSQGNSQLDPASKGKRLIKRWRLWIPEGLEGGFR, encoded by the coding sequence ATGGATGAGCTGGCTGGGCTAGGCAAATTATCTCGCAAAAGACTTTCAGACGTACTTCGCAATTCAAAAGGCTGTATATCAGTAAGTTCGGTAGCAGAAACATTAAATGTCCCAAGGAAACAAGCAAGGCTATACTTGTCCTCATGGGCAAAAAATGGCTGGCTGCGGAGAATTCGGCGAGGACTATATTGCCCAGTAGATTTAACCGCCGAAACTCCCGATGAGGTCCTTCTTGACCCCTGGGTGATCGCATCTCAGGTTTTCTCTCCCTGTTACATTGGAGGATGGTCGGCAGCCAAGCATTGGGATCTAACAGAACAAATTTTCGAATCAACCATTGTTCTCACGTCACGACGTTTTAATCAAAATGAACAGTCTCTCGGAGAGCTGACTTTTTTGATAAAAAAATTAACACCCGATAAAATGTTCGGCATAAAAGGCATTTGGAAAGATCAAATCAAAATACAAGTGTCGGATATTCATAAGACGATTATCGATATCTTCGATGATCCATCGCTTGGAGGAGGAATTCGCTCTGTAGTAGACTTTTTCCAAAAATATCTATCTTCGAATGAATGCGACCTGAACGTGTTGATCCAATATGCAGAAAAGATGAACAACAAAGCAATTTTCAAGCGTTTAGGGTTTGTATTATCAAAACTAAAGCCCGATGAGACTCGTTGGATTACAAAGTGCCTAGAACATTTGAGCCAAGGAAATTCACAATTAGACCCAGCATCAAAAGGAAAGCGCCTCATCAAAAGGTGGAGATTATGGATTCCTGAAGGATTAGAGGGAGGATTTCGTTGA
- a CDS encoding peptidoglycan endopeptidase has translation MNPSRKFAIARFPTPILNTPRFRDVFCQALPLDEQGLLRAVETVALPQTKFELIEQCAGHILRVKTADYEGGDLFVDERFLTPADFKTPERKRIWPNPELILHRMRSLIGSMYVWGGSWPCIPQMLDFYPPRALLNEKSLKTWIFQGVDCSGLLYWATDGCSPRNTSELVTFGKSLSIDGKSPKEIQAMLKPLDLIVWKGHVVIVLNSAETIESRGGFGVVKCDLLARLEEVFTGHKRRPVNFWDNTLDPKDLRFVINRFL, from the coding sequence ATGAATCCGTCTCGAAAATTTGCTATCGCCAGATTTCCCACGCCAATTCTCAATACTCCTCGCTTTCGCGACGTTTTTTGCCAGGCGCTTCCTCTAGACGAACAGGGGCTCCTGCGCGCCGTCGAAACCGTAGCTCTACCTCAGACAAAATTTGAACTCATCGAGCAGTGTGCCGGCCATATTTTACGCGTTAAGACCGCTGACTATGAGGGCGGCGATCTTTTTGTGGATGAGAGATTTCTTACTCCCGCAGATTTCAAAACTCCAGAAAGGAAGAGGATCTGGCCTAACCCAGAGCTTATCCTGCATAGAATGCGCAGCCTGATTGGATCCATGTATGTCTGGGGAGGAAGCTGGCCCTGCATTCCACAGATGCTCGACTTCTACCCTCCAAGGGCCCTGCTAAATGAAAAATCTTTAAAAACCTGGATCTTTCAGGGCGTCGACTGCTCCGGACTCCTCTACTGGGCAACAGATGGCTGCTCGCCGAGAAACACCTCTGAGCTTGTCACTTTTGGAAAGAGCCTGTCTATAGATGGAAAATCCCCTAAAGAGATTCAAGCGATGCTTAAGCCTCTTGACCTCATCGTATGGAAGGGGCACGTGGTGATCGTATTAAATTCTGCTGAAACAATTGAGAGCCGGGGAGGCTTTGGCGTCGTGAAGTGCGACCTGCTCGCTCGTCTTGAAGAGGTCTTCACCGGACACAAGCGCCGCCCTGTCAACTTCTGGGATAACACCCTAGACCCAAAAGATCTTCGCTTCGTCATCAACCGCTTCCTCTAG
- the glk gene encoding glucokinase → MILAGDVGGTKTHVSLFPSEGELKMLRHEKYHSKDFQSLSQIIDLFLKDYKGKIRKACVGIAGPVENGVCRATNLPWIVKSSEIAEHLKIDKVWLINDLEANAYGIPRLQPSELRVLNEGKRQSGNAALISAGTGLGEAGLFWDGKRHTPFATEGGHADFAPRDDLEVDLWRYLHGQFGHVSYERVISGPGIYNIYRFLIDTGLEKEDPEVRERMQKEDPPMVVTEFAVKRGCGACFRALTWFCSMYGGAAGNLALKFLAVNGIYLGGGIVPKILEFMKEGKFVESFCAKGRFAPLLSQIPITIVLNENTALLGAASYARGSG, encoded by the coding sequence ATGATTTTAGCAGGAGATGTCGGCGGAACAAAGACGCACGTGTCGCTCTTTCCAAGTGAAGGAGAGCTTAAAATGCTGCGCCATGAGAAGTATCATAGCAAAGATTTCCAGAGCCTATCTCAAATTATCGACCTCTTCCTCAAAGATTATAAGGGCAAGATCCGGAAGGCGTGCGTCGGAATTGCAGGGCCTGTTGAGAATGGAGTCTGCCGCGCGACAAACCTCCCTTGGATTGTGAAGAGCAGCGAGATCGCAGAGCATTTAAAAATAGATAAGGTCTGGTTAATCAATGATTTAGAAGCAAACGCCTACGGAATTCCCCGCCTTCAGCCGTCCGAGCTTCGCGTGCTAAACGAGGGAAAGCGGCAGAGTGGAAATGCTGCTCTCATCTCTGCAGGAACGGGTCTGGGAGAGGCTGGGCTCTTCTGGGATGGAAAGAGGCATACTCCCTTTGCTACGGAGGGGGGCCATGCCGACTTCGCACCGCGCGACGACTTAGAAGTTGACCTCTGGCGCTATCTGCATGGACAATTTGGACACGTCTCTTATGAGAGGGTCATCTCTGGGCCCGGCATCTATAATATATACCGCTTCCTCATCGATACCGGTCTTGAAAAAGAGGATCCGGAGGTGAGAGAGCGTATGCAGAAAGAGGATCCACCGATGGTCGTGACCGAGTTTGCGGTTAAGAGAGGGTGCGGCGCCTGCTTCCGCGCTCTAACCTGGTTCTGTTCGATGTATGGAGGCGCTGCGGGAAATCTCGCTCTTAAGTTTCTCGCTGTAAATGGCATCTATCTAGGAGGCGGGATCGTGCCGAAGATCTTGGAGTTCATGAAAGAGGGTAAATTCGTCGAATCTTTCTGCGCTAAAGGTCGTTTTGCTCCTCTCCTCTCACAGATTCCCATTACAATTGTGTTAAATGAGAACACAGCGCTCCTCGGCGCCGCCAGCTACGCTAGAGGAAGCGGTTGA
- a CDS encoding peptide ABC transporter substrate-binding protein, giving the protein MLKPRDLVLFVIVALSFSSCQPSPKQQNRQALRINLAEDPQTLDPRAARNLNDWAVMRMFFEGLTRIDKEEKPALALASKIEVSEDLKTYTFHLRPSRWSNGDPVTAEDFAYTWKKILDPQFPADYAFQLYVLKNGKAAKQGAVSLDEIGIEVVDPLKLKIELEQPTPYLLQLLASPCFYPVNKRVDQTDPTWMQKAETYVSNGPFLLTELKHRDLIKVRKNEKYWDKDAVSLNEIEIVMVREETELKMFEKEELDWAGSPLSTLPVDALKELKNEKILQTKPILGTHFLRANVDRPPFNHPWIRWAFALAVDRQSIIEHVMQGNQIPATGLVPVALNLQKEPYFQDADGKMALSLFDASLKELGIERKKFPEITLTYVQSERNHLLAQALQQQWFEALGVRVKLEAVERKIYFDRISKQDYQLCSGSWIADFNDPINFLEIFKYKKASTNNTQWESPQFAQLLDTSSKLLDPEQRHEVLSQSERILVDEMPMIPIFHSTLLYLKNKNLQGVVLTSMGHIDFKWAYFEEQK; this is encoded by the coding sequence ATGCTGAAGCCAAGGGATCTAGTCTTATTCGTTATTGTGGCCCTCTCTTTTTCTTCTTGTCAACCCTCTCCAAAGCAGCAGAACAGGCAAGCCCTTAGGATTAATCTCGCTGAAGATCCTCAAACTCTGGATCCAAGAGCCGCCCGCAACCTGAACGATTGGGCCGTGATGCGCATGTTCTTCGAAGGCTTAACGCGCATAGATAAAGAGGAGAAGCCAGCGCTTGCACTCGCTTCTAAAATAGAGGTCTCCGAAGATCTAAAAACCTACACCTTCCACCTACGCCCCTCTCGCTGGTCTAACGGCGATCCTGTTACCGCGGAGGATTTTGCCTACACATGGAAGAAGATTTTAGATCCGCAATTTCCTGCAGACTACGCCTTCCAGCTCTATGTACTTAAAAATGGAAAAGCTGCCAAGCAGGGCGCGGTCTCTCTTGACGAGATCGGCATAGAAGTTGTGGATCCTCTAAAGTTAAAAATAGAGCTCGAACAGCCCACTCCCTATCTACTGCAGCTTCTCGCTTCCCCCTGCTTCTATCCCGTGAATAAGAGGGTCGATCAGACGGATCCCACATGGATGCAGAAAGCTGAAACGTACGTTTCCAATGGGCCTTTTCTTCTTACAGAACTCAAGCACCGCGATCTGATAAAAGTCAGAAAAAATGAGAAGTATTGGGACAAAGATGCCGTCTCATTAAACGAGATTGAAATCGTGATGGTGCGCGAAGAGACAGAGCTCAAGATGTTCGAAAAAGAGGAGCTGGATTGGGCGGGCTCTCCGCTTTCCACGCTTCCTGTCGACGCGCTCAAAGAGCTTAAAAATGAGAAGATCCTTCAAACCAAACCGATTCTAGGAACGCACTTTCTCAGAGCAAACGTCGATCGCCCCCCCTTTAACCACCCTTGGATTCGCTGGGCATTTGCTCTCGCTGTCGACCGTCAATCGATCATCGAACACGTGATGCAAGGAAACCAAATTCCCGCAACAGGGCTTGTTCCCGTTGCCCTCAATCTTCAGAAAGAGCCCTACTTTCAAGATGCCGATGGAAAGATGGCCCTCTCTCTCTTCGACGCGAGCTTGAAAGAGCTAGGGATAGAGCGAAAGAAGTTTCCCGAAATCACCCTGACTTACGTGCAGAGCGAGCGCAACCATCTTCTAGCGCAAGCCTTGCAGCAACAGTGGTTTGAGGCTCTTGGAGTACGCGTAAAGCTCGAAGCTGTAGAAAGAAAGATCTACTTCGATCGCATCTCAAAACAGGACTACCAGCTCTGTTCAGGATCGTGGATCGCCGATTTCAACGACCCTATCAACTTCTTGGAGATCTTCAAGTATAAGAAAGCAAGTACCAACAATACCCAGTGGGAGAGCCCCCAGTTTGCGCAGCTGCTCGACACCTCTTCGAAGCTTCTCGATCCAGAGCAGCGCCACGAGGTTCTAAGCCAGAGTGAGAGAATCCTTGTCGATGAGATGCCGATGATCCCTATCTTCCACTCGACGCTTCTCTATCTTAAAAACAAGAATTTACAAGGGGTCGTCCTCACTTCAATGGGGCATATCGACTTTAAATGGGCCTACTTTGAGGAACAAAAATGA